The Gigantopelta aegis isolate Gae_Host chromosome 3, Gae_host_genome, whole genome shotgun sequence genome segment tattaacagataaatagtacatctatgtagAACAcaatatgtttaaattttaaaaatataaatctcattgatattttaatgatgcacaggaacttcTTTCcgtgaatatataaaaaaaagtctttgTGCCTAATCAGTGTCTTACGGTCACAGCAGTCAGTTTCCTCTCATCACAGACCGTTGATGTTTGTCCCGGGCACCCAATCCAGAAAGGAGGGTTGCGACCCTAGGAtagcgtgctttaaccttaggtacattaaacaaataaggaaaatatattataacatcagtCGGAAAGTGGAATTAGTAGACTGAACAGTCTCAAACATTAGGATCCATTCAAACATTACATAGGATGCCTTTAACAGTGTATATGTCTGTGATGCcaagaatgaaaaatatttacataacacAACCGGGGTGAGTATATCGCTTCAATGGCTATTTACTGGTGCAAAAAGTATCAGGAGATCTGCCAGTGTGAAAATCTAAGCATTTATTTACCACCGGAAATAATTAAGATGATTCGCTTGATATTACAACATATTTAAATTACTAGGCCTACACTAAATATCAGCTTTTACGTTGTACAACTTCATCTTCCGaaattatataacaatatgGTGTAATGTTTGAATGGCGCCTTACTATGTACAAATCGCAATCGCACTCACGcattcatacacacatacaaactcaCAGCACAAGTAATAGTATACTTATAGACACGTTAcaggccgaatttacaaaatatgtgttagacttacacgcgtgtaaatgCGTACGGTACATCTACAATGCTCAAACACccgcgtttaagaaaaacaggcttcataaactCGGAGCGTAATGTGTGACAATTGCTATTTTGATCAACAACATcggtacatacatgtgtaaattatattatatttatacagtTATGGTCTACATACAATGAAACCACCTCTTCtgattgttaaattattttttcgtTTCTTGGGGAtcttttaactttaacaaacGGCGACCTTTGGATTGTTCTTTtgtacatcaaaataaaataaatttaacagtATTATGCTGAAGTATATCATGTACAAAAAGATGAAAAGAAGGGAAAAAAGACAGAAATAATCAGTGTAATTACCGCTCAGTATGAAAAATACCCGAAATAAAAGAAGTCTCATTTAGTTTTGAGTATATTCAGACAGGGGTaggtaaaatattacattctgcACAATTCTTGCTACAAATGTGTGGTGCCCATTAggaaaatgttttctttcagTAGGAATCacgatttttgtttattcttaTACCTAAACTATAGGGCTGCCAATTTTACAAAAGACTCACAGTGAAATTGTCAGGGGGCAAGCCCTGTATTGGAAGACTTTGCTCAGTGGAAAGTAGATATGACAGAAActgcattttatatatttcaaatcGATGGGATTGCATTACTGTATGTCATTACTAAGCCAAAAACAATGGGccgaattaaaacaaaatagcatGTGAcattacaaagcttgtttttgaCTTACAACTGTCTAACTATATGCTTTTAcaacgcttaaacacctgcgtttcaGATAAACAGGCTTCGTACATTTTGcccaatattttattaatttccaAAGTCTTCAGTTGATTAGGAAAACAATGCAAAGATGTACTTATCCTTCAACTTCATAAACACACTGGGATAGAAAATAGTGCCATGAATTATCAACATCAAAATACAAtaccggtatatcaaagttaTGGAATAGCAAATCATTGTCAAACTAACGTTAAATATATCAGAAACACCCAAAATATGATTattcaataacaataataatttaaaatatacaggAAAGCTAATTTAATAGCTCATGGAAGAGTCAAAATTGGTGATGCTCTTTGGGAAGGTCTTCACAGAAGAGTACGTGCTGGTCATTGTCCCAGGTAAAGAGTAAGGTCTTTCGAAGAAGAAATCTGGGTCCACCTTGTAACCATTGCTCGCATTGCCCGATGCGTGCTTGGACACATCGTACTTGAGTCTCGACACGAGGTGGATCTTGGGAATAAAAATACCCACAAGCATCAGCGTGGCACAGGCCAGGATGGCGATGCATATGGACGCATCAGTGTACTGGCTACTCAACACGAAGACCACGATGAGCCACGCCACCCACACCACCACGCACAGCCAGCTACACGTGAGCAGCAGCTTGGCCTCTCCCATATTCTTGCGTTCGTTGCGAACGCCAATACCGTACAAGGAGCACGTCACTATGAGAATCATGATGTAAACGAGGTACACTACGAACTCCTTCTTCTCGAAGGAGCACGCGAACATGGCGTCTAAGCCGATGGATCGAGTGAGGAGCATGGGCTTGTTCTGAACCCAGTACTGGACACCCACGGCGATCTGCACCCCACTCACGAACAGCACCGACAGCATCTGATTGAGATTTGAGACCTCGCCTCCAAGGCCGATTAATCGATAATCTCTCAGGGAAGTCAGCTTCACAAGTATAGACGCGAAACACAGGGCGTAGCTGAAGCCTGGTGCGAAATACCTCAACCCGCAGACTCCTTCCGATGGGGTGAACGTGAAGGGgatcacagacagatacagcAACATGACGCCAGCCAGGAGCATAAATCCCAGCCACACGTGCCGTTTGGCGAGAGCTCCAGAGCAGACTTTGTAGAGGACGTATAGCATGAGCACAAACGAGATGAATGCCCCCGATGCTGCTATAGCCAGGATGACGGTTGCCCACAGGACACCGTTGAACTGTCCTGACGAGTTGGAGAAGTGGGCAGGGTCGAGTACTTCTACTGCTGGTTCAGTGGTTGGCGGTGTTGTCTTGATGTTGAGACACATGCAGTCTTCGTAGCATTGGGAATACAGCGTTGATGGCAACACGTCCCCGTTGTTGTCGTAAAACCTCAACTTGTTAAAGTCCAGTTGCAGATGAAAATCATGCCATTCTCCtatctgaaatgaaagaaaaaagatgaCAATACACAACAGAACGAAAATAAACAACTCACAGTATCcgtacatgcacacacaaacgtATCTATGAACTTACCTACCTGCATgaatgtatgcatgcatatatacatacatacatatattacatccattcatccgtccGTATGTCTGttcgtacatacatacatacatacatacactcattcatgcatgcacacacataaatgtacattacatcaattcatacatacattgtacatatattcagattttaaacatattaaataatatgtgataaaacatttcttgtatGCTTTAGTttgcatatttatattatttaaatgtataaatggtcctatgtcaaagttaaaactacaatatttctttgttttcacatttatttctaacaaataactacaaattaatcaatcacaagcataattaactctagaataataattttaaaaagtcttgCACTAGACGACAAGAGGGGTTTCCCGAATAATTTTTGGCTAAATACAGCATGGTCACCattattgtttcttttgttagGTAAGCGTAgtgtattgtatatgtatgcataaaCCAGTTATGTCACTAGTTAATGCATGTCACGCACTCTACAAATTCTctcttaaaatgtttttctaCTAGTAATTGGAATTATTTGCTTGTAATGTTTTATAGGCTTATAGCTGAATATATAAACTTTACGTTTCAAAGCAaaactttataaatatatttggttGGAACCGCCATTTTTGCAACTTTGACAAGCTATTTATCAACTTAAAATCTTAAATAAAAAGTCATTTGATAGATAATATATCTATAGTATAGTGCacctatttatatatgtgtgtcttATAAAATGATTATGTCTATATAATGTGTTGTTAGTAAATACAGAAAGATACCTTACCTTAACTGTACCGCGTGGTTGGTGACTCTTTATAACATACGAAGCATCAAGCCTGTTAGAACCTGCAAACCGGACAGTTTCTTGCTCAAACTCAAACCTAACACTTTTTATAACTGAGGGCAATGCGGGCACGCCCTCGTTTAGAAACCTGGCACATAACCCCATGATACTGGGACACAATTCCATATATCGGTCATGGATAGAGTGCAAGATGAGGTCCACTCCTTTAATTATCTTTGCAGCAACTGTTGAAGGCTCATCCCGAGAATCATAAGCATTTGGACAACTTGCATCATACTTAGAGTTCACCCCTGGCAACTTGCACTGGAACCGCTCCTGCCAGTAATGCTGCCACCACGGATTGAGACCACTGTCAGTTATTTTAAAGGCGAGCGAGAACTCTTCAAAATGTTTACTGAATTTGCCTTTCTTGTCCAAGAGAATGGATCCATAAGGAAAGTGTACATCAGATGTAGATCTCCAGTCGTCACTGGTCACACTCACTAGCCAAGGTCGCGGAAAACGAATGATACCATTGTGTTGAAACAACTTCAGAGTGTCTGTTTTATGGGCAAGGACGACAACGGCCATTTTTGGTGAACTATTTAACTCCCGTGCAATGGTATTAAGAGAGCTTGTATTATAATGTTCGAAATAGATTGTTTTCAAAACACAAATGTTGCTACGAGCCGCAATTACGAATAATGAGTGCACTAACTGAACATGCCTTGTCGAATTTGTGGCCAGGATGATTATATCTGTCCAGTTCAAGTGAAAGAGGACAGAAGATATTGCTTCTAATTCACCGGCAGCCTCTTCATTAAGAGTAGGCAGTTCATCTCCATCTGCATCTGTTGCCAGGACGATTTTTCCAATGTGCCTAATAGCTCTCCAGACATATTGGTTTACCCCTTCACCGCCATCAAGCACGTAGCCCATATTGCTGCTTGGATCCGGTGCCCACAATTCAGAGTTTGATAATGAGGTGGAACAGGATTCGAAGTTGCCAATGGACTGTACGGCGTGACTAGTATCAGAACAGGAATCGAACACCAGGCCGCCAACATTGACGGATGGAAGCAGGTATGGATAGCGGGACTGTGATGATTCTATGGCATACATGAATGCTTCCACGGCTCGATCAGAGCCGAGCATTCCCGACACAAAGCCGCACTTAAAGGATGTGAGACCTCGCTGGTGGATTGGGAAGACTCCACTGATTAGAATATCGCCCTGCAGATACAGCTTCTGGTCGTCTGATTTCCCCCGCGGTTTACATTGACGACATTTGGAACACCACCCACTGCACTGACTTGATGCAGGAAGAACTACTGATTTGTCGTGGATTACTGTCACATCTCCGGTAGTGGACAATTCTCCAATCTGAAATAATCAAGTTAAAAATGGTGTATGTCATTATAAAACCTTAACTGGAACACACACAGCAAAGTGAAAATAATGACTTTGGATCAGGATTTATGTGTGGTCAATTTGGATATGACCTTTAGGGAGGCTGTATTTGGAAATGTTTGGGtgtgtttgatatatataaaatattatcgactaacagactttttaacaattgtaattacatatcaaatatatttttctgcataaaatattagtggctatataccaaacgtgtttctgatcgttctaatatttgtactaggtgacatttcattttattttctaaaatatagtttttttgtacatacgaaattatttgaagacaaaatccagtttgggcttcttagaaatattaagacgacttaaaacacattgaatatacagacattgatattctaaagaagaaaatatatttaatatgtaagtttaatcgtaggaatatgttattagtcggaaacatcttacaatggagcaaactcaggaatgtccctttaacatcccCAAATGGTCATATACAACATAGCTATCCCTTAATATATCTGTGTAAACTATATGCTGTGATTGTACGGCAATTGCTTTTTAAGGGACAGATTACGTGTAACATTTCATTGCTGGAACATCACTATTCACATGGACCTTGCATCACTATGTGCTCAACAGAAGTTCAGTAGCAATAAACACATAATGAATGATGTATCAACAAATTtgaggattttaaaattatgatctAATGGTCATGGAcatagaaaaagaagaagagtataTTAACCATACAGTTACAGCATGTGGCAGCTGATGAATTACCAAACATGACTATCTCACCTGAGCCAGATATTGTCATATGTGTTAATACAATAGAAAGCGTTTCTTTCTGATTGTTATCTGGCACTGACATAGTCAAAGGGTCGGGACATGAAGACCATTGCAACCTAATCGCACCCCAGGTTCTCACCACTGTATTATGTTTGTGTGTCGCCCCATGAAGTGTAAAACAGACACATAGACATAGTGTGTTCCCCACCCTCCTAATGTCAGTGACCcgaatataaaatcctggctacgccagtgttatttgtttaattaatcaattatttattaaataatcttTATGCTAATTTTACCTTCTGGACAACTAATTCACCATCTTTGAAGTCAATCCtgttaatataa includes the following:
- the LOC121367303 gene encoding metabotropic glutamate receptor-like; its protein translation is MVFMSRPFDYIGELSTTGDVTVIHDKSVVLPASSQCSGWCSKCRQCKPRGKSDDQKLYLQGDILISGVFPIHQRGLTSFKCGFVSGMLGSDRAVEAFMYAIESSQSRYPYLLPSVNVGGLVFDSCSDTSHAVQSIGNFESCSTSLSNSELWAPDPSSNMGYVLDGGEGVNQYVWRAIRHIGKIVLATDADGDELPTLNEEAAGELEAISSVLFHLNWTDIIILATNSTRHVQLVHSLFVIAARSNICVLKTIYFEHYNTSSLNTIARELNSSPKMAVVVLAHKTDTLKLFQHNGIIRFPRPWLVSVTSDDWRSTSDVHFPYGSILLDKKGKFSKHFEEFSLAFKITDSGLNPWWQHYWQERFQCKLPGVNSKYDASCPNAYDSRDEPSTVAAKIIKGVDLILHSIHDRYMELCPSIMGLCARFLNEGVPALPSVIKSVRFEFEQETVRFAGSNRLDASYVIKSHQPRGTVKIGEWHDFHLQLDFNKLRFYDNNGDVLPSTLYSQCYEDCMCLNIKTTPPTTEPAVEVLDPAHFSNSSGQFNGVLWATVILAIAASGAFISFVLMLYVLYKVCSGALAKRHVWLGFMLLAGVMLLYLSVIPFTFTPSEGVCGLRYFAPGFSYALCFASILVKLTSLRDYRLIGLGGEVSNLNQMLSVLFVSGVQIAVGVQYWVQNKPMLLTRSIGLDAMFACSFEKKEFVVYLVYIMILIVTCSLYGIGVRNERKNMGEAKLLLTCSWLCVVVWVAWLIVVFVLSSQYTDASICIAILACATLMLVGIFIPKIHLVSRLKYDVSKHASGNASNGYKVDPDFFFERPYSLPGTMTSTYSSVKTFPKSITNFDSSMSY